One region of Syntrophobacter fumaroxidans MPOB genomic DNA includes:
- a CDS encoding PxxKW family cysteine-rich protein produces the protein MICETVKTGAECAFMTKSGCGYNGGFCHPVVEQCEGCQRTSEWSNGIYCTSYPNPAVKWRSSTCNFATHAKAEQQGLQQKINPLKASKRSNKKK, from the coding sequence ATGATTTGTGAGACTGTAAAGACCGGAGCGGAGTGTGCCTTCATGACCAAATCGGGATGCGGCTACAATGGAGGCTTCTGCCACCCGGTCGTCGAACAGTGCGAGGGCTGCCAGCGTACGTCGGAATGGTCCAATGGGATCTATTGCACCAGTTACCCCAACCCCGCCGTCAAGTGGAGGTCGAGCACCTGCAACTTCGCAACCCATGCGAAGGCCGAGCAGCAGGGTCTGCAGCAAAAGATCAACCCTCTCAAAGCTTCCAAGCGCAGCAACAAGAAGAAATAA
- the pilB gene encoding type IV-A pilus assembly ATPase PilB: protein MAKKIGELLLQEGLISKEQLDRALNEQHQTGERIGGVLLKLGFVSEEMLTEFIAKQYSAPQVNIAKLTVPKDVLGLIPLDIAAKYQAVPFGVMGTTVNVAMADPGNLFVIDDMRFLTRKNIQVHVASEPAIKKLLSQFYAPDDNFDDVLGMLKEDVDVDVIETAEEMDLSFLEDAAEQAPVVKLVNLIMMDAIRKQASDIHLEPYEKLMRVRFRIDGVLYEIMRPPLQLKNALISRIKIMARLDIAERRLPQDGRIKLKAKGREMDFRVSVLPTLFGEKVVLRLLDKSGLQLDMTKLGFEELQYKHFREAIYQPFGMVLVTGPTGSGKTTTLYSALSELNKLSHNISTAEDPVEYNMVGINQVQIHDAIGLNFANALRSFLRQDPDIIMVGEVRDFETAEIAVKAALTGHLVLSTLHTNDAPSTINRLLNMGVESFLVSSAVNLVIAQRLVRRVCLECREVEDVTHETLLDLGLREDELGTFECFRGRGCAVCNDTGYRGRVALYEVMPMHEQIRELVLMGASAAEIKKESIRLGMITLRRSGINKLKAGITSVEEVIRSSAKD from the coding sequence GTGGCCAAGAAAATCGGGGAACTGCTTCTTCAGGAAGGATTGATCAGCAAGGAACAGCTTGACCGGGCTCTGAACGAGCAACACCAAACCGGGGAACGAATCGGAGGGGTCCTACTCAAACTGGGATTCGTCAGTGAAGAAATGCTCACGGAGTTCATTGCCAAGCAGTACAGCGCTCCTCAGGTGAACATCGCTAAACTGACCGTCCCTAAAGATGTACTCGGTTTGATTCCCCTCGATATCGCCGCCAAGTACCAGGCCGTTCCCTTCGGTGTGATGGGAACTACCGTGAACGTTGCCATGGCGGATCCGGGCAATCTGTTCGTGATCGATGACATGCGCTTCCTGACGAGGAAGAACATCCAGGTTCACGTGGCTTCCGAACCGGCGATCAAGAAACTGCTCAGCCAGTTCTACGCGCCGGATGACAATTTCGACGACGTCCTTGGCATGCTCAAGGAAGACGTCGATGTCGACGTCATAGAAACCGCGGAGGAGATGGATCTCTCTTTCCTGGAAGACGCCGCGGAACAGGCGCCCGTGGTCAAACTGGTGAATCTCATCATGATGGATGCAATCCGGAAACAGGCGTCGGACATCCATCTCGAGCCATATGAAAAGCTGATGCGGGTACGGTTTCGAATCGACGGCGTGCTCTACGAAATCATGCGACCGCCGCTGCAACTGAAAAACGCGCTGATCTCGCGCATCAAGATCATGGCTCGTTTGGACATCGCAGAGCGGCGGCTGCCCCAGGACGGCCGCATCAAGCTCAAGGCCAAGGGGCGCGAGATGGATTTTCGCGTTTCCGTCCTGCCGACGCTGTTCGGCGAAAAGGTGGTTCTGCGTCTGCTGGATAAGTCCGGTCTGCAACTGGACATGACCAAGCTGGGGTTTGAGGAGCTCCAGTACAAACATTTTCGAGAGGCCATCTACCAGCCTTTTGGAATGGTGCTGGTGACCGGCCCCACAGGGAGCGGGAAGACCACGACGCTCTACAGCGCCCTCTCGGAGCTCAACAAGCTGAGCCACAACATCTCCACCGCGGAGGACCCCGTCGAATACAACATGGTCGGCATCAACCAGGTGCAGATCCACGATGCCATCGGGCTCAACTTCGCGAACGCGCTGCGATCATTCCTGCGTCAGGACCCCGACATCATCATGGTCGGTGAGGTGCGGGATTTCGAAACGGCGGAAATCGCCGTGAAAGCGGCGCTCACGGGACACCTGGTTTTGAGCACCCTGCACACCAATGACGCTCCGAGCACCATCAACCGGCTGCTCAACATGGGCGTGGAATCCTTCCTGGTTTCATCCGCCGTCAACCTGGTCATCGCGCAGAGACTGGTGCGGCGGGTGTGTCTGGAATGTCGGGAAGTGGAGGATGTGACTCATGAAACCCTTCTCGACCTGGGGTTGAGAGAGGATGAGCTGGGGACTTTCGAATGTTTCCGGGGGCGGGGGTGCGCGGTGTGCAATGACACGGGATATCGAGGGCGAGTGGCATTGTACGAAGTGATGCCCATGCATGAACAGATCCGCGAACTGGTGCTCATGGGGGCTTCCGCCGCGGAGATCAAGAAAGAGTCCATTCGCCTGGGGATGATCACTCTGAGGCGGAGCGGCATCAACAAGCTTAAGGCTGGGATTACCTCCGTGGAGGAAGTCATAAGGTCTTCCGCCAAGGACTAA
- a CDS encoding type II secretion system F family protein has product MPIYLWSGTDRAGKKQKGEIEADNLALARQMISRKNITIKNMRLKPKDISEYIPALQGGVKEKELVIFVRQFSTMIDAGLPLVQCLEILQEQQENSTFKRIIKKVKKDVEEGATLSDAIRKHPKVFDNLFVNLVAAGEVGGILDVILNRLAAYIEKVAKLKRRVKGAMTYPAIVVTIALLVVAVILIYVIPVFAGLFREAGAKLPAMTLAVMNLSDFAQNYFHWIILGLVLAYLGFRQFRKNDKGRELTDRLALRIPVFGGLLRKVAVARFTRTLGTMLASGVPILDGLDIVAATSGNMVIEKAIRVARNAISEGRPIAEPLSETKVFPMMVTQMIAVGEATGALDTMLGKIADFYDDEVDTAVDALTSLLEPMLIVFLGVTIGGLLVAMYLPIFQIADVVGRGA; this is encoded by the coding sequence ATGCCCATTTATCTCTGGTCGGGGACCGATCGTGCGGGGAAGAAGCAGAAAGGGGAAATCGAGGCGGACAACCTGGCTCTTGCCCGCCAGATGATCTCGCGCAAGAACATCACCATCAAGAATATGCGGCTGAAACCCAAGGACATCAGCGAGTATATTCCGGCGCTGCAGGGCGGGGTCAAGGAAAAGGAACTGGTCATCTTCGTGCGCCAGTTTTCAACCATGATCGATGCGGGCCTGCCCCTCGTGCAATGCCTGGAAATCCTCCAGGAGCAGCAGGAGAACTCCACCTTCAAGAGGATCATCAAGAAGGTGAAGAAGGATGTGGAAGAAGGGGCGACGCTCTCCGATGCAATTCGCAAGCACCCGAAAGTGTTTGACAATCTTTTTGTGAACCTGGTCGCCGCCGGGGAAGTGGGCGGCATCCTGGACGTCATTCTGAACCGCCTGGCCGCCTATATCGAAAAGGTGGCCAAGCTCAAGAGGAGAGTCAAGGGCGCCATGACCTATCCGGCGATCGTGGTCACCATCGCCCTGCTCGTCGTGGCGGTCATCCTCATATACGTCATTCCCGTGTTTGCGGGGCTCTTCAGAGAGGCGGGGGCAAAGCTCCCGGCAATGACCCTTGCGGTCATGAATTTGAGCGACTTCGCGCAGAACTACTTCCACTGGATCATACTGGGACTCGTTTTGGCCTATCTCGGTTTCAGACAATTCAGGAAAAACGATAAGGGGCGGGAACTCACCGATCGGCTGGCCTTGAGGATCCCGGTGTTCGGGGGGCTCTTGAGGAAAGTCGCCGTCGCCCGTTTCACCCGGACCCTGGGAACCATGCTGGCCAGTGGAGTGCCTATTCTCGACGGCCTCGACATCGTCGCGGCCACTTCCGGCAATATGGTCATCGAAAAGGCGATCCGCGTGGCCCGGAACGCGATTTCCGAAGGGCGGCCCATCGCGGAGCCGCTCAGTGAAACCAAGGTCTTTCCGATGATGGTGACCCAGATGATCGCGGTGGGCGAAGCAACGGGCGCCCTGGACACGATGCTCGGGAAGATCGCCGACTTTTACGACGATGAAGTCGATACCGCCGTCGATGCGCTGACGTCTTTGCTCGAACCCATGTTGATCGTCTTTCTCGGCGTGACCATCGGCGGATTGCTGGTCGCCATGTATCTCCCCATCTTCCAGATCGCGGACGTGGTGGGCAGAGGAGCGTAA
- a CDS encoding two-component system sensor histidine kinase NtrB has product MQVDYDLEVNTINGELALRRKIQGLLLFRLLLAVFFLLLTIIVQSRRDQDLLSAHLQPIYFFSCILFVFTIVGALSLGRIRNLKRFAYVQLFFDVGAVTVLIYLSGGVESLFSFLYMPVIICAAVLLYRRGSLLTAAFSSVCYGTLLDLQYFGWLLPLHVVNQTAQARDSGSYFHSILMNIAVFYLVAFMSGYLAEELQKSSLKIVEQSKDLRRLEVLHRNIVHSITSGLITIGPSGEILFCNNFAQDILGLRSEPVTGRRFSSIFPGLDPLTWPRVVGPGPGHKKGPPERPEIVYRNPLGEELHLGYAVSVLQNETGKWAGWIFIFQDLTQFKAMEEHLKRLERLVFAGRIAAEISHEIKNPLAAMSGAVQMLEDESIPDGSRARLMSIIHREIDRMNSLVKDFLWLAKSTHGPENVENVPVCDLIQEILDLLSARNRVASEHVIKTAFAASPISRIDPHHFRQIVWNLLVNALDAMPGGGHLTIAVGLHPSGDGSGRETRIDISDSGSGIPRDARTRIFEPFFTTKSQGTGLGLSIVYHLVEKANGRIEVTHHEEPCGTTFSLFFPLAS; this is encoded by the coding sequence GTGCAGGTCGACTACGACCTGGAGGTAAATACAATCAACGGTGAGTTGGCGTTGCGCAGGAAGATACAGGGGCTGCTCCTCTTTCGGTTGCTGCTTGCTGTATTCTTCCTGCTGCTCACCATCATCGTGCAGAGCCGGCGCGATCAGGACCTCCTCTCCGCCCATCTTCAGCCCATCTACTTCTTTTCCTGCATCCTTTTCGTTTTCACCATCGTGGGGGCGCTCAGCCTAGGACGTATCCGGAACCTGAAGCGATTTGCCTACGTCCAGTTGTTTTTCGACGTGGGAGCGGTGACCGTGCTGATTTACCTGTCGGGCGGCGTGGAAAGCCTGTTCTCATTTCTCTACATGCCCGTCATCATTTGCGCCGCCGTGCTCCTCTACCGCCGCGGGAGTCTGCTCACCGCGGCCTTCAGCAGCGTCTGTTACGGAACCTTGCTGGATCTTCAGTATTTCGGGTGGCTGCTTCCCCTACACGTGGTCAACCAAACCGCTCAAGCGCGGGACAGCGGCTCCTATTTCCACAGCATCCTCATGAACATCGCCGTTTTTTACCTGGTTGCGTTCATGAGCGGTTATCTGGCGGAGGAACTGCAAAAATCCAGTCTGAAGATCGTCGAACAGAGCAAGGACCTTCGGCGCCTGGAGGTTCTGCATCGGAACATCGTCCACAGCATCACCAGCGGTCTCATAACCATCGGGCCGAGCGGAGAAATCCTCTTCTGCAACAACTTCGCACAGGACATCCTCGGGTTGCGCTCCGAGCCGGTCACGGGTCGCCGGTTTTCGTCCATTTTCCCCGGCCTCGATCCCTTGACGTGGCCTCGAGTGGTCGGCCCGGGACCAGGACATAAAAAAGGGCCTCCGGAACGCCCTGAAATCGTTTATCGAAACCCTCTCGGCGAGGAGCTTCACCTGGGGTATGCCGTCTCCGTTCTCCAGAATGAGACCGGCAAATGGGCCGGATGGATCTTCATCTTTCAGGACCTGACCCAGTTCAAGGCCATGGAGGAGCACCTCAAGCGCCTGGAACGGCTTGTGTTTGCGGGGCGGATTGCGGCGGAGATTTCACACGAGATCAAGAACCCCCTCGCGGCGATGAGCGGCGCGGTGCAGATGCTCGAGGATGAGTCGATCCCCGACGGCAGCCGGGCGCGGTTGATGAGTATCATTCATCGCGAGATCGATCGAATGAACAGCCTCGTGAAGGACTTTCTGTGGCTTGCAAAGAGCACTCACGGTCCGGAGAATGTCGAAAACGTGCCGGTGTGCGATCTCATCCAGGAAATCCTCGATCTTCTGAGCGCGCGGAACCGGGTCGCGTCCGAACACGTCATCAAGACCGCATTCGCGGCCTCTCCCATTTCGCGCATCGACCCCCACCATTTCAGGCAGATCGTGTGGAATCTGCTCGTGAACGCGCTGGACGCCATGCCCGGAGGCGGCCATCTGACGATTGCCGTTGGATTGCACCCCTCAGGCGACGGCTCCGGCCGGGAAACCCGGATCGATATCAGCGATTCCGGGTCCGGGATTCCGCGGGACGCGCGGACGCGCATCTTCGAACCGTTCTTCACCACGAAGAGCCAGGGAACCGGCCTGGGGCTCAGCATCGTCTATCACCTTGTTGAAAAGGCGAACGGCCGCATCGAAGTCACCCATCACGAAGAACCGTGCGGTACCACCTTCTCGCTTTTTTTCCCCCTTGCATCCTGA
- the groES gene encoding co-chaperone GroES encodes MNLRPLNDRVVVKRTEEEEKTAGGIIIPDTAKEKPIQGEVVAVGNGKVMEDGSRRPLDVKAGDKVLFGKYAGTDIKVGGEELLIMREDDILAIIEK; translated from the coding sequence ATGAACCTGAGACCGCTCAATGATCGTGTGGTGGTAAAACGCACCGAAGAGGAAGAGAAAACGGCCGGAGGCATCATCATTCCCGACACCGCCAAGGAAAAGCCCATCCAGGGCGAAGTGGTTGCCGTCGGCAACGGCAAAGTCATGGAAGACGGCTCCAGACGGCCCCTCGATGTGAAGGCCGGCGACAAGGTCCTGTTCGGCAAGTACGCGGGCACGGACATCAAGGTGGGAGGAGAAGAACTCCTGATCATGCGCGAAGACGATATCCTGGCGATCATTGAAAAATAA
- the groL gene encoding chaperonin GroEL (60 kDa chaperone family; promotes refolding of misfolded polypeptides especially under stressful conditions; forms two stacked rings of heptamers to form a barrel-shaped 14mer; ends can be capped by GroES; misfolded proteins enter the barrel where they are refolded when GroES binds), translating into MAKQLIYDVKAREALLSGVNILADAVKVTLGPKGRNVVIEKAFGGPTVTKDGVTVAKEIELEDKFENMGAQMVKEVASKTSDVAGDGTTTATILAQSIYYEGSKLVAAGANPMALKRGIEKAVQVVVDELKKISKPTKDQKEIAQVGTISANNDPTIGNIIAEAMNKVGKEGVITVEEAKAMETTLEVVEGMQFDRGYISPYFVTDPEKMEVLLNEPLILINEKKISNMKDLLPVLEQIAKMGRPLLIIAEDVEGEALATLVVNKLRGTLHVCAVKAPGFGDRRKAMLDDIAILTGGQVISEEKGIKLESVGLNDLGKAKTIRIDKDNTTIVDGAGDRKALEGRVRQIRTQIDETTSDYDREKLQERLAKMVGGVAVISVGAATETEMKEKKARVEDALNATRAAVEEGIVPGGGVAYLRCLGALGAVNLEGDEKLGLNIVKRALEEPARQIAMNAGEEGSVIVQRVKSETGAFGFDAETSQFCDLIEAGVIDPTKVTRTALLNAASVSALMLTTECMVSEIPKEDKGAPAGMGGMPPGGGMY; encoded by the coding sequence ATGGCGAAACAGCTGATCTACGATGTCAAAGCTCGCGAAGCTTTGCTGAGCGGAGTGAATATTCTGGCGGACGCAGTGAAGGTAACGCTTGGTCCCAAAGGCCGCAACGTGGTGATTGAAAAGGCATTCGGCGGGCCTACCGTGACCAAGGACGGCGTGACCGTTGCCAAGGAAATCGAGCTCGAGGACAAGTTCGAGAACATGGGTGCCCAGATGGTGAAGGAAGTCGCCAGCAAGACCAGCGACGTTGCCGGTGACGGGACCACCACGGCGACCATACTCGCTCAGTCCATCTATTACGAAGGTTCCAAGCTGGTTGCCGCCGGTGCCAATCCCATGGCGCTCAAGCGCGGCATCGAAAAGGCTGTGCAGGTGGTGGTGGACGAACTGAAGAAGATCAGCAAGCCCACCAAGGACCAGAAGGAAATCGCCCAGGTCGGCACCATTTCGGCGAACAACGATCCCACCATCGGCAACATCATCGCCGAAGCCATGAACAAGGTGGGCAAGGAAGGTGTGATCACGGTCGAGGAAGCCAAGGCCATGGAGACAACCCTGGAAGTTGTCGAGGGCATGCAGTTCGATCGCGGCTATATTTCCCCGTATTTCGTGACCGACCCCGAAAAGATGGAAGTCCTTCTGAACGAACCCCTGATTCTCATCAACGAGAAGAAGATCAGCAACATGAAGGACCTGCTGCCGGTCCTGGAGCAGATCGCCAAGATGGGCAGACCGTTGCTGATCATTGCCGAAGACGTCGAAGGCGAAGCGCTGGCCACCCTGGTGGTGAACAAGCTGCGCGGAACGCTGCATGTGTGCGCCGTGAAGGCACCGGGATTCGGCGATCGCCGCAAGGCCATGCTCGACGACATCGCCATTCTGACCGGCGGCCAGGTGATCAGTGAAGAGAAGGGCATCAAGCTCGAGTCCGTCGGGCTGAACGATCTCGGGAAAGCAAAGACCATCCGGATCGACAAGGACAACACCACCATCGTCGACGGCGCGGGCGATCGCAAGGCGCTCGAAGGGCGGGTGCGCCAGATTCGGACCCAGATCGACGAGACCACCAGCGATTACGACCGTGAGAAGCTGCAGGAGCGGCTGGCAAAAATGGTCGGCGGAGTGGCGGTCATCAGTGTCGGCGCGGCCACCGAAACCGAAATGAAAGAGAAGAAGGCGCGCGTCGAGGACGCTTTGAACGCTACCCGGGCCGCAGTGGAGGAAGGCATCGTTCCCGGCGGCGGAGTGGCCTATCTGCGCTGCCTCGGGGCACTGGGAGCGGTGAACCTGGAAGGCGACGAAAAACTGGGGCTCAACATCGTCAAACGCGCACTTGAAGAGCCCGCCCGCCAGATTGCCATGAATGCCGGTGAGGAAGGCTCCGTAATCGTGCAGAGGGTCAAGTCCGAAACGGGCGCTTTCGGTTTCGACGCGGAAACCAGCCAGTTCTGCGACCTCATCGAAGCGGGTGTCATCGATCCGACCAAAGTGACCCGTACCGCTCTGCTCAACGCGGCCAGCGTTTCGGCATTGATGCTGACCACCGAGTGCATGGTTTCGGAAATCCCGAAAGAGGACAAGGGAGCCCCTGCAGGGATGGGCGGAATGCCCCCCGGAGGCGGAATGTACTAA
- the ileS gene encoding isoleucine--tRNA ligase, protein MDYKATLNLPQTDFPMKANLSRREPEILEKWEAMGLYDMLRERSRGRPPYILHDGPPYANGHIHLGTALNKILKDMIVKSQQMSGKNAVYVPGWDCHGLPIEHQVDKELGKRKQTMSQVEIRRHCRKYAEKFIDIQRNEFRRLGVLGEWNNPYLTMSYDYEASIARELGRFFQEGGVIRSKKPIYWCTSCKTALAEAEVEYHDHTSPSIYVKFPMSAGGRAKFPELAGKDVAVLIWTTTPWTLPANLAIAVHPDFTYVAADVGREVWILARGLLESCMESFGIKDYRVLRTFEAGELRGLACSHPFVDRESVIVTGTHVTLEAGTGCVHTAPGHGREDYDMALEYGLDVYSPVDDNGCFTDDVPLFAGRFVFDANRAINAKLEETGKLILEKSITHSYPHCWRCKNPVIFRATEQWFISMEKNDLRGRALQWIDRVDWIPGWGRDRIHNMIANRPDWCISRQRSWGVPICVFTCRKCGTVLASKELFEKTAALFERNGADCWFEMTSEELLPPGATCAGCGGQDFEKEEDILDVWFDSGVSHAAVLEARPDLRSPADLYLEGSDQHRGWFHSSLLTAVGTRNAAPYKSVLTHGFVVDGQGYKMSKSLGNVIAPEEIIRQYGAEVLRLWVSAEDYRDDVRISPDILKRLSEAYRRIRNTCRFLLGNLNDFDPEKDSVPYDRMDELDRFALHQLQEFVRRVRQAYERFEFHRVYHAFHNYCVVDLSAFYLDILKDRLYTSGAAGPARRSAQTAVYRILSALLRLMAPILSFTAEEAWWHLPHQSSETVHLEEFPAPDATWADEALNQRWQKILTLRSDVTKALEGARQAKAIGHPLDAKVKLALPPDWIADFAGQEEMLRTVFIVSEVVLASGEELAGAVEGTEVPGLLIRVEPASGEKCERCWMRSETVGQFSDHPALCGRCRNVVAAH, encoded by the coding sequence ATGGATTACAAAGCGACGTTGAATTTGCCCCAGACAGATTTCCCGATGAAGGCGAACCTGTCCAGGCGCGAGCCCGAGATCCTGGAAAAGTGGGAGGCGATGGGGCTCTACGACATGCTGCGGGAACGGAGTCGGGGGCGCCCGCCGTACATCCTCCATGACGGACCTCCTTATGCCAACGGGCACATCCACCTGGGGACGGCGCTCAACAAAATCCTCAAGGACATGATCGTCAAGTCGCAGCAGATGAGCGGGAAAAACGCCGTCTACGTGCCGGGCTGGGATTGCCATGGCCTGCCCATCGAGCACCAGGTGGACAAGGAACTCGGCAAACGAAAACAGACCATGTCCCAGGTGGAAATTCGCCGGCATTGCCGCAAGTATGCGGAGAAGTTCATCGACATCCAGAGAAATGAATTCCGGCGGCTGGGAGTGCTGGGCGAATGGAATAACCCGTACCTGACCATGTCTTACGACTACGAGGCGAGCATCGCCCGCGAGCTCGGGCGGTTTTTCCAGGAAGGCGGGGTGATCCGGAGCAAGAAACCGATCTACTGGTGCACCAGCTGCAAGACCGCGCTCGCTGAAGCCGAAGTGGAGTACCACGATCACACGTCTCCTTCAATCTATGTGAAATTCCCGATGAGTGCCGGGGGGCGTGCGAAGTTCCCCGAGTTGGCCGGGAAGGATGTTGCGGTGCTCATCTGGACCACCACGCCCTGGACGCTGCCCGCGAACCTGGCAATCGCCGTTCATCCCGATTTCACCTATGTGGCGGCGGACGTGGGCAGGGAGGTCTGGATTCTGGCCAGGGGCCTGCTGGAAAGCTGCATGGAAAGCTTCGGAATCAAGGACTACCGGGTACTGCGAACCTTTGAGGCCGGAGAACTGCGCGGCCTCGCCTGCAGCCATCCTTTCGTGGACAGGGAATCCGTGATCGTGACGGGGACGCACGTGACGCTGGAAGCCGGTACGGGCTGCGTCCACACGGCGCCCGGCCACGGACGCGAGGACTACGACATGGCCCTGGAATACGGGCTCGACGTCTATTCGCCGGTGGACGACAACGGCTGTTTCACCGACGATGTACCGTTGTTCGCGGGCCGGTTCGTTTTCGACGCAAACCGGGCCATCAACGCCAAGCTCGAAGAGACCGGGAAGCTGATCCTGGAAAAGAGCATCACCCACAGCTATCCGCATTGCTGGCGCTGCAAGAACCCGGTGATTTTCCGTGCGACCGAGCAGTGGTTCATTTCCATGGAGAAGAACGATCTGCGCGGCAGAGCGCTCCAATGGATCGACCGCGTGGACTGGATTCCCGGATGGGGACGGGACCGGATCCACAACATGATCGCCAACCGGCCCGACTGGTGCATCTCCCGGCAGCGTTCCTGGGGAGTTCCCATCTGTGTTTTCACGTGCAGAAAGTGTGGAACCGTGCTGGCTTCGAAGGAGCTCTTCGAAAAAACCGCGGCGCTTTTTGAACGGAACGGGGCGGACTGCTGGTTTGAAATGACCTCGGAAGAGCTGCTTCCGCCGGGGGCGACGTGTGCGGGCTGTGGCGGGCAGGATTTCGAGAAGGAGGAGGACATCCTGGATGTCTGGTTCGATTCCGGCGTTTCGCACGCGGCTGTCCTCGAGGCCCGTCCCGATCTGCGCTCTCCCGCGGATCTTTACCTGGAGGGCAGCGATCAGCACAGGGGCTGGTTTCATTCCTCCCTGCTGACGGCCGTCGGCACCCGGAATGCGGCCCCATACAAGAGCGTGCTAACGCACGGTTTCGTGGTTGACGGACAGGGCTACAAGATGTCCAAGTCCCTGGGAAACGTCATTGCGCCCGAGGAGATCATCCGGCAATACGGCGCGGAGGTGTTGCGGCTCTGGGTGTCCGCCGAGGATTACCGGGACGACGTCAGGATTTCTCCCGATATCTTGAAACGACTGAGCGAAGCGTATCGCCGGATCCGGAACACGTGCCGGTTTCTGCTCGGCAACCTGAATGATTTCGACCCGGAAAAGGATTCCGTCCCTTACGACCGGATGGATGAGCTCGACCGGTTTGCGCTCCACCAGTTGCAGGAATTCGTGCGCAGGGTGCGACAGGCGTACGAACGCTTCGAATTCCACCGAGTGTATCATGCGTTCCACAATTATTGCGTGGTGGACCTGAGCGCCTTCTACCTGGATATCCTCAAGGACCGGCTCTACACCTCCGGCGCTGCCGGTCCCGCCCGCCGATCGGCGCAGACGGCCGTTTACCGGATACTGAGCGCTCTGCTCAGGCTGATGGCCCCCATTCTTTCCTTCACTGCCGAGGAAGCCTGGTGGCACCTGCCGCACCAATCGAGCGAAACCGTGCACCTGGAGGAGTTTCCGGCGCCGGACGCGACCTGGGCGGATGAAGCCCTGAACCAGCGGTGGCAGAAAATCCTGACCCTGCGAAGCGATGTGACGAAGGCCCTGGAGGGGGCACGCCAGGCCAAGGCCATCGGGCATCCACTGGATGCGAAGGTGAAACTGGCGCTTCCCCCCGATTGGATTGCCGACTTTGCCGGGCAGGAGGAGATGCTTCGCACGGTCTTCATTGTCTCCGAGGTTGTCCTGGCTTCGGGTGAAGAACTGGCCGGCGCCGTCGAGGGAACGGAGGTCCCGGGGCTGTTGATCCGGGTGGAGCCGGCGTCGGGAGAGAAATGCGAGCGCTGCTGGATGCGCTCGGAGACGGTCGGTCAATTCTCCGATCATCCGGCCTTGTGCGGCCGCTGCCGCAACGTGGTCGCGGCCCACTGA
- the lspA gene encoding signal peptidase II, protein MVFLVAVAGTIILLDQLTKLLILYYVPVNTGHVVIPGFFNLIHVRNTGGAFSMLAGADATWRLPFFVAMTLIVVGIIVWAYRKIDRRELWTRTAYALICGGALGNLSDRLRFGEVVDFLEFHIGTYSWPAFNVGDSAISAGAVMLIIALLRGK, encoded by the coding sequence ATGGTATTCCTGGTGGCCGTCGCCGGCACGATCATTCTTCTGGATCAACTGACCAAGCTCCTCATCCTGTACTATGTGCCCGTCAACACGGGACACGTCGTCATCCCCGGTTTTTTCAACCTGATCCACGTCCGGAACACCGGAGGAGCTTTCAGCATGCTGGCGGGAGCCGACGCAACGTGGCGCCTGCCTTTCTTCGTGGCGATGACCCTGATTGTTGTCGGGATCATCGTGTGGGCCTACCGGAAAATCGACAGGCGGGAACTCTGGACCCGCACCGCCTATGCGCTCATCTGCGGAGGCGCTCTGGGAAATCTCTCGGATCGTCTGCGCTTCGGGGAAGTGGTGGACTTCCTGGAATTTCACATCGGGACTTATTCGTGGCCGGCTTTCAATGTCGGGGACAGCGCCATTTCCGCCGGCGCGGTCATGCTCATCATCGCGCTGCTCAGGGGCAAGTAA